The following coding sequences are from one Microbacterium wangchenii window:
- a CDS encoding MarR family winged helix-turn-helix transcriptional regulator, whose product MTNEPLGPELSVLQRTAWIRFAIVAHGIPAELNSRLLAQQGIGQFEFLVLNHLHLSEDRSMPMSRLAVLMASSLSRLSHVVSRLESDGRVARSRSTQDGRVAVATLTDRGEELFRTAAPGYLAAVHELFFDRLDDHDLAQLDRLVAKLLPGVDAGGILAPLARDVGGRTPSAG is encoded by the coding sequence ATGACGAATGAACCGCTGGGCCCCGAACTGAGCGTGCTGCAACGCACCGCGTGGATCCGCTTCGCCATCGTCGCGCACGGCATCCCGGCGGAGCTGAACTCCCGCCTGCTCGCCCAGCAGGGAATCGGTCAGTTCGAGTTCCTCGTCCTGAACCACCTCCACCTCAGCGAGGACCGCTCCATGCCGATGTCGCGCCTGGCCGTCCTGATGGCCTCGTCGCTCTCGCGCCTGTCGCACGTGGTGTCGAGGCTGGAGTCCGACGGGCGGGTGGCGCGGAGTCGCTCGACGCAAGACGGGCGGGTCGCCGTCGCCACCCTCACCGACCGGGGAGAGGAGCTGTTCCGCACCGCTGCACCGGGGTACCTCGCGGCCGTGCACGAGCTGTTCTTCGACCGGCTCGATGATCACGACCTGGCACAGCTCGACCGACTGGTCGCGAAGCTGCTGCCGGGGGTGGATGCCGGCGGTATCCTGGCGCCCCTGGCCCGCGACGTGGGTGGCCGCACGCCGTCCGCCGGCTGA
- a CDS encoding ROK family transcriptional regulator has product MSHPQDAVGLDAGAVDLLKLLADRTPRTRAEIARLTGASRSTVFNRINALRRAGLVAAVGEGSSTGGRPSTRFALNDRARTVGAMQIGRRHCTVAVADLGSGILARERFDIRLSDGPEVVLDRAAEELERLIRELPAEYGPVAVITVGVSSPIDPTTGLIFNVSPMPNWSAFALEPWLRARFAVDILIDNDATLMAIGEQAAHYPSAEDLMFVTASNGIGLGLILRGSAYSGAHGLAGDIGHLPVRRPDADVPCNCGNTGCLVAVASSDAIFSELRSRGVQAENAQDLFALVRDGDVTTAHVLRRAGRDLGDVLTSCVTLLNPSVLVVGGFLAFAGDHLMAGIREVLFARSIPHITDSLTIAKTQTERDASITGAAIHGALWTLRQENITRLLATAPAGGARQASTAAG; this is encoded by the coding sequence ATGAGCCACCCTCAGGACGCCGTGGGCCTTGATGCCGGCGCAGTGGACCTGCTCAAGCTCCTGGCGGACCGCACCCCTCGGACACGAGCCGAGATCGCTCGCCTCACGGGCGCATCGCGTTCGACGGTCTTCAACCGGATCAACGCTCTGCGCAGAGCCGGACTCGTCGCGGCAGTCGGCGAGGGATCATCGACCGGGGGCCGACCATCCACGAGGTTCGCCCTCAACGACCGGGCGCGCACGGTGGGCGCCATGCAGATCGGGCGCCGACACTGCACGGTCGCGGTCGCCGACCTCGGAAGCGGGATCCTGGCTCGCGAGCGATTCGACATCCGACTCAGCGACGGGCCGGAGGTCGTGCTGGACCGCGCAGCGGAGGAGCTCGAACGGCTCATCCGGGAATTGCCGGCCGAGTACGGGCCCGTCGCGGTCATCACGGTCGGGGTCTCGAGCCCGATCGATCCCACGACCGGACTCATCTTCAACGTGAGCCCCATGCCGAACTGGTCCGCCTTCGCGCTCGAGCCGTGGCTGCGGGCGCGATTCGCCGTCGACATCCTCATCGACAATGACGCCACCCTGATGGCGATCGGCGAGCAAGCCGCGCACTATCCGTCGGCCGAGGACCTCATGTTCGTCACGGCCTCCAACGGAATCGGCCTCGGGCTCATCCTCCGGGGATCCGCCTACTCCGGTGCTCACGGCCTCGCCGGCGACATCGGCCACCTCCCGGTGCGTCGCCCCGACGCCGACGTTCCGTGCAACTGCGGCAACACCGGATGCCTCGTCGCCGTGGCGAGCTCGGATGCCATCTTCAGCGAGCTCCGCTCGCGGGGGGTGCAGGCGGAGAACGCCCAGGACCTGTTCGCCCTCGTCCGCGACGGCGACGTCACGACGGCGCATGTGCTCCGTCGTGCCGGACGCGACCTCGGCGATGTCCTCACCTCCTGCGTGACGCTGCTCAATCCCTCGGTGCTGGTCGTCGGAGGATTCCTCGCGTTCGCCGGCGACCACCTGATGGCAGGAATACGCGAGGTGCTCTTCGCCCGCTCCATCCCCCACATCACCGACAGCCTGACGATCGCGAAGACGCAGACCGAGCGTGATGCCAGCATCACGGGCGCAGCCATCCACGGGGCCCTGTGGACCCTGCGTCAGGAGAACATCACACGATTGCTCGCCACGGCGCCGGCCGGTGGCGCGCGGCAGGCATCCACCGCCGCCGGCTGA
- a CDS encoding sugar phosphate isomerase/epimerase family protein, translating into MSVEVGIQLYSVRNAMAVDPEGTLARLAGLGFTRVEGANHEADTDPGIGFGISVDRLAAVLEANGLSIVGSHINPLDLSQLGPTLDFHAGIGSPGIGCDIEFYPYGDIDYVKRRADAFNRVGELCAQRGMVFYYHNHFQEFQEFDGTPVYELILEHTDPALVKIEMDTFWVYRGGHDPLEWIHRYADRVILTHQKDFPRDFSEPLNLYDGIVDPRENITLERFLEVKNPLSFVEIGTGTLPIQDIITTLAELPSFRCMVLEQDFSTNEDLESARISRDAFSRLRGTELESRA; encoded by the coding sequence ATGAGCGTCGAGGTCGGCATTCAGCTGTACTCCGTGCGCAACGCGATGGCCGTGGATCCCGAGGGGACGCTGGCGCGCCTGGCCGGACTCGGGTTCACCCGCGTGGAAGGCGCCAATCACGAAGCAGACACCGATCCGGGGATCGGGTTCGGGATCTCGGTCGATCGCCTGGCTGCGGTCCTCGAGGCCAACGGGCTCTCGATCGTCGGGAGTCACATCAATCCCCTCGACCTCTCCCAGCTGGGGCCGACGCTCGACTTCCATGCCGGCATCGGCAGTCCGGGCATCGGATGCGACATCGAGTTCTACCCGTATGGCGACATCGACTACGTCAAGCGGCGCGCAGACGCGTTCAATCGCGTGGGGGAGCTGTGCGCCCAGCGCGGGATGGTCTTCTACTACCACAATCACTTCCAGGAGTTCCAGGAATTCGACGGCACACCCGTGTACGAGCTGATCCTGGAGCACACCGATCCTGCGCTCGTGAAGATCGAGATGGACACGTTCTGGGTGTATCGCGGCGGCCACGATCCGCTCGAGTGGATCCACCGGTATGCCGACCGCGTGATCCTCACCCATCAGAAGGACTTCCCTCGTGACTTCTCTGAACCTCTGAACCTCTACGACGGCATCGTCGATCCGCGCGAGAACATCACGCTGGAACGCTTCCTGGAGGTCAAGAACCCGTTGTCCTTCGTGGAGATCGGAACGGGGACCCTCCCCATCCAGGACATCATCACGACGCTGGCCGAGCTGCCATCCTTCCGCTGCATGGTGCTGGAGCAGGACTTCAGCACGAACGAAGATCTCGAATCCGCGCGCATCAGCCGAGACGCGTTCAGCCGTCTGCGCGGCACGGAGCTGGAATCGCGCGCCTGA
- a CDS encoding aldo/keto reductase — MSATVFRWGILGLGEVAERFAEQLPLSASGRLAAVGSRDGTRAAAFAARHGSAQTRAYGSYEELIADPGIDAVYVSTVHTEHAVWSVRAAEAGKHVLCEQPLTVTFAEAMAVHEAARRADVALVEAYMYRYHPQTEEVLRRVAEGEIGDLQHIEAGYLFQAGNPAGRLFDPEVAGGAILDVGGYAASMAQAVVSATGRKPDPVTLTARASLHPSGVDQWSTASLTFADGITAHLTSAISLEDTPPLRIWGSEGVIEVSQPWTVLPGERPTFTVARAGEGRRAVVCEPAAVYAREADAVHTAAEAGFSPDAASTAIALAQLLARWRAAAGVRYPFEHDDAFIPTVGRRPLVRGDHSMTYGTIPGVDKPISRLVFGCDNQRDLGFASVVFDDFFERGGNAFDTAYEYGDRLQQKLFGQWMANRGVREEVFVIGKGAHTPYCDPENLESQLLETLEDLQTDHLDLYFMHRDNEEIPVGEFVDVLDRYHRAGAIRAFGGSNWSRERFDAANEYARANGTQGFTALSNHFGLAEAYALPFPGSRHVTDSASKRWLEEAQIPLFAWASGARGFFSRADPADLSDPILVECYYSEQNFERLRRVRELADNLGVSPTAVALAYVLTQKFPTFALIGPRTLAETRTSTAALDIDLDDATIAWLDIREA; from the coding sequence ATGAGCGCGACGGTGTTCAGGTGGGGAATTCTCGGCCTGGGAGAGGTCGCCGAACGCTTCGCCGAGCAGTTGCCGCTCAGCGCGTCCGGGCGGCTTGCCGCCGTGGGCAGCCGCGACGGCACCCGCGCCGCGGCGTTCGCTGCACGACACGGATCAGCGCAGACGCGTGCCTACGGGTCGTACGAGGAGCTGATCGCCGATCCCGGGATCGACGCGGTGTACGTCTCCACCGTGCACACAGAGCACGCCGTGTGGAGCGTGCGGGCCGCCGAAGCGGGCAAGCACGTCCTGTGCGAGCAGCCGCTGACCGTCACGTTCGCTGAGGCGATGGCTGTGCACGAGGCTGCCCGGCGAGCGGACGTGGCGCTCGTCGAGGCGTACATGTACCGGTACCACCCCCAGACCGAAGAGGTCCTGCGTCGCGTCGCCGAGGGGGAGATCGGCGACCTGCAGCACATCGAGGCCGGGTATCTCTTCCAGGCGGGCAACCCCGCGGGCCGGCTGTTCGACCCCGAGGTCGCCGGGGGAGCGATCCTCGACGTGGGCGGGTACGCGGCCTCGATGGCACAGGCCGTCGTCTCCGCGACCGGCCGCAAACCCGATCCGGTCACGCTGACCGCTCGGGCGTCCCTGCACCCCTCGGGGGTCGATCAATGGTCGACCGCTTCGCTGACCTTCGCCGACGGCATCACCGCCCACCTGACGAGCGCCATCTCGCTCGAGGACACTCCGCCGCTGCGGATCTGGGGCTCGGAGGGCGTCATCGAGGTTTCCCAGCCCTGGACCGTCCTGCCCGGCGAGCGGCCGACCTTCACGGTGGCGCGCGCCGGTGAGGGGCGACGCGCCGTGGTGTGCGAGCCGGCCGCGGTGTATGCGCGGGAGGCCGACGCGGTCCACACTGCCGCCGAAGCCGGTTTCTCGCCGGATGCGGCGAGCACAGCCATCGCGCTGGCGCAGCTCCTCGCCCGGTGGCGGGCCGCGGCCGGCGTCCGCTACCCGTTCGAACACGACGACGCGTTCATCCCCACTGTCGGCAGGCGGCCCCTCGTCCGCGGAGACCACTCGATGACCTACGGGACGATCCCCGGCGTGGACAAGCCCATTTCGCGTCTCGTCTTCGGCTGCGACAACCAGCGCGACCTCGGGTTCGCGAGCGTCGTGTTCGATGACTTCTTCGAGCGCGGCGGGAACGCGTTCGACACCGCGTATGAGTACGGCGATCGGCTGCAGCAGAAGCTGTTCGGGCAGTGGATGGCCAATCGGGGCGTGCGTGAGGAGGTGTTCGTGATCGGGAAGGGCGCGCACACGCCCTACTGCGATCCGGAGAATCTGGAGTCCCAGCTGCTGGAGACCCTCGAGGATCTTCAGACGGACCACCTGGACCTGTACTTCATGCACCGCGACAACGAAGAGATCCCCGTGGGGGAGTTCGTGGACGTCCTCGACCGCTACCACCGAGCCGGGGCCATCCGTGCCTTCGGCGGATCGAACTGGAGCAGGGAACGCTTCGACGCCGCCAACGAGTACGCGCGGGCGAACGGCACGCAGGGCTTCACGGCGCTGAGCAATCACTTCGGGCTCGCGGAAGCCTATGCACTGCCCTTCCCTGGGAGTCGGCACGTCACCGACAGCGCGTCCAAGCGGTGGCTCGAGGAGGCTCAGATCCCGCTGTTCGCGTGGGCTTCGGGTGCGCGGGGGTTCTTCAGCCGCGCCGACCCCGCCGACCTGTCCGATCCGATCCTGGTGGAGTGCTACTACAGCGAGCAGAACTTCGAAAGGCTCCGGCGTGTGCGAGAACTCGCGGACAACCTCGGCGTCTCCCCGACTGCGGTCGCCCTCGCCTACGTGTTGACGCAGAAGTTCCCCACGTTCGCCCTGATCGGGCCGCGCACTCTCGCTGAGACGAGAACCTCGACGGCAGCGCTGGACATCGACCTGGACGACGCCACGATCGCGTGGCTCGACATCCGCGAGGCGTAG
- a CDS encoding DUF6069 family protein — protein MGTNSEVDVSVSRGQRRAYRALAVAVSVCAALLVWVIAWAGGGGLEVTSPAAGTLRIGAALVVASALPLALAAWGALALAERFTPRPRRVWTAVAVAVLLLSLPPLLFLEATDATKLTLALMHVVTGVVLIAMLRRSARPTR, from the coding sequence ATGGGAACGAACAGCGAGGTCGATGTGTCCGTGTCACGCGGGCAGCGCAGGGCGTACCGCGCGCTGGCCGTGGCCGTGTCCGTGTGCGCGGCGCTGCTCGTGTGGGTGATCGCCTGGGCCGGCGGAGGCGGTCTCGAGGTCACGAGTCCGGCGGCCGGCACGCTTCGCATCGGAGCCGCCCTGGTCGTGGCGAGCGCACTCCCCCTGGCCCTCGCGGCATGGGGCGCCCTCGCACTGGCGGAGCGATTCACCCCCCGCCCACGGCGGGTGTGGACCGCGGTGGCCGTCGCCGTGCTGCTGCTGTCCCTGCCGCCGCTGCTCTTCCTGGAGGCGACGGACGCGACCAAGCTGACACTGGCGCTCATGCACGTGGTGACCGGCGTCGTCCTGATCGCGATGCTCCGTCGCAGCGCACGCCCCACGCGGTGA